One window from the genome of Deltaproteobacteria bacterium PRO3 encodes:
- the pssA gene encoding CDP-diacylglycerol--serine O-phosphatidyltransferase — protein MSASGVEGLGKAGAEGVRRGKLPGRNEIDEMNQIRVKRVGIRKGIYILPNMITTASLFCGFVSIVKSIQGDHLTAAWMILLAGVFDGLDGRIARLTRTHSDFGIEYDSLCDLASFGLAPAILAYTWTLSHFNQIGWAAAFLFFACGAMRLARFNVQVSDVEKKHFQGLPIPTAAYVVASYVIFHHRWKGDVDVSSVLLLCLTIGLALLMVSTVPYRNFKKLNFKRKESFFMLVLLAVVLFVIASAPNEMIFFAALAYVASGLVEEVFQLSKKARGEGPLLAGEANEAPPGPQELRLITNQKE, from the coding sequence ATGTCTGCCTCCGGAGTGGAAGGTCTTGGTAAAGCCGGGGCAGAAGGTGTTCGCCGGGGAAAGCTCCCTGGCCGAAATGAGATAGACGAAATGAACCAAATCCGCGTCAAACGAGTCGGCATCCGCAAGGGGATCTACATCCTCCCCAACATGATTACGACCGCCTCGCTCTTCTGCGGCTTCGTCTCCATCGTGAAGTCCATCCAGGGCGACCACCTGACCGCGGCCTGGATGATCTTGTTGGCCGGGGTCTTCGACGGCCTCGACGGGCGCATCGCGCGCCTCACGCGCACCCACAGCGATTTCGGCATCGAGTACGACTCGCTCTGCGACTTGGCCAGCTTTGGCCTGGCGCCTGCGATCCTCGCCTACACCTGGACGCTCAGCCACTTCAATCAGATCGGCTGGGCCGCGGCCTTCCTGTTCTTCGCCTGCGGCGCGATGCGCTTGGCGCGCTTCAACGTTCAGGTCTCGGACGTCGAGAAGAAGCACTTTCAGGGCCTGCCCATCCCGACGGCGGCCTATGTCGTCGCCTCCTACGTGATCTTCCACCACCGCTGGAAGGGCGACGTCGACGTCTCCAGCGTTTTGCTGCTCTGCCTCACCATCGGCCTGGCCCTCTTGATGGTCAGCACGGTGCCGTACCGCAATTTCAAAAAGCTCAACTTCAAGCGCAAAGAGTCCTTCTTCATGCTGGTCCTGCTTGCGGTCGTCCTTTTCGTGATCGCCAGCGCGCCCAACGAGATGATCTTCTTCGCCGCCTTGGCCTACGTAGCCTCCGGCCTCGTCGAAGAGGTCTTTCAGCTGTCCAAGAAGGCGCGCGGCGAGGGCCCGCTGCTGGCCGGCGAGGCCAACGAAGCACCCCCCGGGCCGCAGGAACTGCGGCTCATCACCAACCAAAAAGAGTAG
- a CDS encoding phosphatidylserine decarboxylase family protein codes for MKSGPLPIAREGYPFLLISLALTLIGAWLFWPLAIAFGLAFLFCLNFFRDPARTPPADTDLLVSPADGTVLKIESLPSGAYMKEPHQKVSIFMSPFNVHVNRIPCDGEVEEIHYFPGKFFVASLDKASLENERNAIVLRTPQGRKVAFVQIAGLVARRIVCYLRENTPVSRGERYGMIRFGSRMEVCLPPEWKVLVKPGQKVFAGESSLAEMR; via the coding sequence ATGAAGAGCGGACCCTTGCCCATCGCCCGCGAGGGCTATCCCTTTTTGCTGATCTCTTTGGCCCTGACCCTGATCGGCGCTTGGCTGTTCTGGCCCCTCGCGATCGCCTTCGGCCTGGCCTTCCTGTTTTGCCTCAATTTCTTTCGCGACCCGGCTCGGACCCCGCCGGCGGATACCGACCTCTTGGTCAGCCCCGCGGACGGCACCGTCTTGAAAATCGAGAGCCTCCCGAGCGGGGCCTATATGAAGGAGCCTCACCAGAAGGTCAGCATCTTCATGAGTCCCTTCAACGTCCACGTCAACCGCATCCCTTGCGACGGAGAAGTCGAGGAAATTCATTACTTTCCGGGCAAATTCTTCGTGGCCAGCCTGGACAAGGCCAGCCTGGAAAATGAGCGAAACGCCATCGTCCTCAGGACCCCCCAGGGCCGAAAAGTGGCCTTCGTCCAGATTGCGGGGCTTGTCGCCAGGCGCATTGTCTGCTATTTGCGGGAAAATACGCCGGTTTCCCGCGGCGAGCGCTACGGCATGATCCGCTTCGGCTCCCGCATGGAGGTATGTCTGCCTCCGGAGTGGAAGGTCTTGGTAAAGCCGGGGCAGAAGGTGTTCGCCGGGGAAAGCTCCCTGGCCGAAATGAGATAG
- the ilvN gene encoding acetolactate synthase small subunit, with the protein MNHHENTHTISVLVENEFGVLARVSGMFAGRGFNIDALSVAPTPDPRVSRMTIITHGNALIIEQILKQLNRLIDVLKVIDVSSEACVRRELMLVKLRVSDKNKADLAKLADEAHGKVVDASDPRIQILEFVGEHQEMEGILKKLQPFEILEVVRTGNIAMQKGKNVLMPFPGEAVS; encoded by the coding sequence ATGAACCACCACGAGAACACCCATACCATTTCCGTCCTGGTCGAGAACGAGTTCGGCGTGCTGGCGCGCGTCTCCGGCATGTTCGCGGGGCGCGGCTTCAACATCGACGCCCTCTCGGTCGCGCCGACCCCCGACCCGCGGGTCAGCCGCATGACGATCATCACCCACGGCAACGCCCTGATCATCGAGCAGATCCTCAAGCAGCTCAACCGCCTGATCGACGTGCTCAAGGTCATCGATGTCTCCAGCGAGGCCTGCGTGCGCCGCGAGCTGATGCTGGTCAAACTGCGGGTCAGCGACAAGAACAAGGCCGACTTGGCCAAGCTCGCGGACGAGGCGCACGGCAAGGTCGTCGACGCCTCCGACCCGAGGATCCAAATCCTCGAGTTCGTCGGCGAGCACCAAGAGATGGAAGGCATCTTGAAAAAACTTCAGCCTTTCGAGATCCTCGAGGTCGTGCGTACCGGCAACATTGCCATGCAGAAGGGCAAGAACGTCCTTATGCCTTTCCCGGGCGAGGCGGTCAGCTGA
- the ilvB gene encoding biosynthetic-type acetolactate synthase large subunit translates to MKLTGAQIFIQALKDEGVDLIFGYPGGAILHVYDELYKHPEIRHVLVRHEQGAVHAADGYARVTCKPGVALVTSGPGATNTVTGLATALMDSIPMVVISGQVPLSMIGNDAFQEADIVGITRPCTKHNYLVKDVRDLQRIMKEAFHIARTGRPGPVLVDLPKDLQLHQAEYIPYDQVKVRSPRTVIQGHSGQIKKGWELLKEAKRPLLYVGGGAVLSRASDELKKFAYLTKIPVAMTLMGLGAFPGTDDLSLGMLGMHGTYYSNMSINECDVLFSVGARFDDRVTGKLSEFSKHSKKIHIDIDPANVGKSVAVDVPIVGDVKYVLGEMLKMAEADPAFIQKYHQQIRPWWEQIRQWREKAPMGYQQGPKEIRAQYVIDMLYQMTKGEAIVTTDVGQHQMWAAQFYHFKEPHRWCTSGGLGTMGFGFPAAIGAQLAYPDKTVICISGDGSVQMNIQELATAVEWKTPVIIAILNNHFLGMVRQWQELFYENRYSEVDLNVQPDFVKLAEAYGAVGLRASVKDEVVPVIEQALKVRDRPVVIDFVTTLEDNVYPMVPAGGAVSDIVLA, encoded by the coding sequence ATGAAACTCACCGGCGCCCAAATCTTCATCCAGGCCCTCAAGGACGAGGGGGTCGACCTCATCTTCGGTTATCCCGGAGGGGCCATCCTCCACGTCTACGACGAGCTGTACAAGCATCCCGAGATCCGCCACGTCCTGGTCCGCCACGAGCAGGGGGCGGTGCACGCCGCCGACGGCTACGCCCGCGTCACTTGCAAGCCCGGGGTGGCCTTGGTCACCTCCGGTCCGGGCGCGACCAACACCGTGACCGGCCTCGCGACGGCGCTCATGGATTCCATCCCGATGGTGGTCATCTCCGGCCAAGTCCCGCTTTCGATGATCGGCAACGACGCCTTCCAAGAGGCCGACATCGTCGGCATCACCCGGCCCTGCACCAAGCACAACTACCTGGTGAAGGACGTCCGCGACCTCCAGCGCATCATGAAAGAGGCCTTCCACATCGCCCGCACCGGCCGGCCCGGCCCGGTGCTGGTCGATCTGCCGAAGGATCTGCAGCTTCATCAGGCCGAATATATTCCCTACGACCAGGTCAAGGTGCGCTCGCCGCGCACCGTCATCCAAGGGCACTCCGGCCAAATCAAGAAGGGCTGGGAGCTCTTGAAAGAGGCCAAGCGGCCGCTCCTCTACGTCGGCGGCGGCGCGGTGCTTTCCCGGGCCTCCGACGAGCTGAAAAAATTCGCTTATCTCACGAAAATCCCGGTGGCCATGACCCTGATGGGCTTAGGCGCCTTTCCCGGCACCGACGACTTGAGCCTCGGGATGCTGGGGATGCACGGTACCTATTATTCCAACATGTCGATCAACGAGTGCGACGTGCTCTTCTCGGTGGGCGCCCGCTTCGACGACCGGGTGACCGGCAAGCTGAGCGAGTTCTCCAAGCACAGCAAGAAGATCCACATCGACATCGACCCCGCCAACGTCGGCAAGAGTGTGGCGGTCGACGTGCCCATCGTCGGCGACGTCAAGTACGTGCTGGGCGAGATGCTCAAGATGGCCGAGGCCGACCCGGCCTTTATCCAGAAGTACCACCAGCAGATCCGCCCCTGGTGGGAGCAGATCCGGCAGTGGCGCGAGAAGGCGCCGATGGGTTACCAGCAGGGGCCCAAAGAGATCCGGGCCCAATACGTCATCGACATGCTCTACCAAATGACGAAGGGCGAGGCGATTGTGACCACCGACGTCGGCCAGCACCAGATGTGGGCCGCGCAGTTCTACCATTTTAAAGAGCCGCATCGCTGGTGCACCTCCGGCGGCTTGGGCACGATGGGCTTCGGCTTTCCCGCCGCGATCGGGGCGCAGCTGGCCTATCCCGACAAGACCGTGATCTGCATCTCCGGCGACGGCAGCGTCCAGATGAACATCCAAGAGCTGGCCACCGCCGTCGAGTGGAAGACGCCCGTGATCATCGCGATCCTCAACAACCACTTCCTCGGCATGGTGCGGCAGTGGCAGGAGCTCTTCTACGAAAACCGCTACTCCGAGGTCGACCTCAACGTGCAGCCCGATTTCGTCAAGCTGGCCGAGGCCTACGGCGCCGTGGGCCTGCGCGCCTCGGTCAAGGACGAGGTCGTGCCGGTGATCGAGCAGGCGCTGAAGGTGCGGGACCGCCCCGTGGTGATCGACTTCGTCACCACGCTCGAGGACAACGTGTATCCGATGGTGCCCGCGGGCGGCGCGGTCAGCGACATCGTATTGGCTTAA
- a CDS encoding DUF465 domain-containing protein, whose translation MDEHDEALLQRHLKYNPELKELWDNHLKLEQKLKKLTKKPYLNTEEKLEKKRLQLQKLKGKTKIEAILEKLR comes from the coding sequence ATGGACGAACACGACGAGGCGCTCTTGCAGCGGCATTTAAAATATAATCCCGAGCTTAAAGAGTTGTGGGATAATCATCTGAAATTAGAACAGAAATTAAAAAAATTAACCAAAAAACCTTACCTCAATACGGAAGAAAAGCTCGAAAAAAAGCGCCTTCAGCTTCAGAAACTCAAGGGAAAAACCAAGATCGAGGCCATCCTCGAGAAGCTGCGCTAA
- the tsaB gene encoding tRNA (adenosine(37)-N6)-threonylcarbamoyltransferase complex dimerization subunit type 1 TsaB encodes MRILALDTSGASQSVALLEEERCLRENFEARPPSHSETLIASIQNALDALGWRLAELDLLAVSAGPGSFTGLRIGISTVKGLARALGKPVVGVSTLLALVRPQLAAGRTVIACLDARCGEVYAGAYAGVPEAPVKVLADRAWPIESFLQHLGEIPGEKWFLGDALSAYPGRFAGLGRILEGGEAARVSAAEVGRLALSQFREGKAVEGSQLQVRYLRVSEAENRRLKQKE; translated from the coding sequence ATGCGGATCCTGGCCCTCGACACCTCGGGCGCAAGCCAAAGCGTGGCCCTGCTCGAGGAAGAGCGCTGCCTGCGCGAAAATTTCGAGGCGCGGCCGCCTTCTCACAGCGAGACCCTGATCGCCTCCATCCAAAACGCCCTCGACGCCTTGGGCTGGCGCTTAGCCGAGCTCGACCTGCTTGCGGTCAGCGCCGGACCGGGATCCTTCACCGGCCTGCGCATCGGGATCAGCACGGTCAAGGGTCTGGCCCGCGCCCTGGGAAAGCCGGTCGTCGGCGTCTCCACGCTGTTGGCCTTGGTCCGGCCGCAGCTGGCGGCGGGGCGGACGGTCATCGCCTGCCTGGACGCCCGCTGCGGCGAGGTCTACGCGGGTGCCTATGCCGGGGTCCCTGAGGCCCCCGTCAAGGTCCTTGCGGATCGGGCTTGGCCGATCGAGTCCTTTCTGCAACACTTGGGAGAGATCCCCGGCGAAAAATGGTTTTTAGGGGACGCCCTGTCGGCTTATCCGGGGCGCTTCGCGGGCCTGGGTCGCATATTGGAAGGCGGGGAGGCGGCGCGGGTGAGCGCCGCGGAGGTCGGGCGCTTGGCCTTAAGCCAATTCCGGGAAGGGAAGGCGGTGGAGGGGAGTCAATTGCAGGTCCGTTATCTCAGGGTCTCCGAGGCCGAAAATCGCCGGCTCAAGCAAAAGGAGTGA
- the rseP gene encoding RIP metalloprotease RseP: MTILYFIVGLGLLIFIHELGHFLVAKFSGIRVERFSLGFGPHIGFKVGETEYCLSLLPLGGYVKMSGQEDFEEGEIVPLDDPRAFSSKSLWTRMKVVLAGPGMNLLLPFILMPIVFMIGRQEPKYLSQPPQVLGVQVDSSAAKAGVEKGDLILAVNGKPAASWDQVMREISKPAGTEVRLQLKRGDQTLEKAATLQALEGGMGGYLGLEPVFFVDVDPLVGAFTPDSPAHAAGMKAGDKVVAINGTPVADWNAMADLVNQSKGKESRFTVERAGEKVELKISPVFNPNLNKYVIGVAKASNPDNFVKRQYGLGEAFQKGVKENLMLFGMTFKVLKDLVTLKASYKELGGPVRIAQISAKAAQQGLGNFLYLLAFLSIQLGVLNLLPIPVLDGGHLLFMVYEGIAGKALSMRKRLIAQQIGMFMLLTLMVVVTVNDIDAVWGLKDIFDKVKGWF, translated from the coding sequence ATGACGATTCTGTATTTCATAGTCGGCCTCGGCCTCCTGATCTTCATCCACGAGCTCGGCCATTTCCTGGTCGCCAAGTTCAGCGGTATCCGTGTCGAGCGCTTCTCGCTAGGCTTCGGGCCCCACATCGGCTTCAAGGTCGGCGAGACCGAGTACTGCCTCTCGCTCCTGCCGCTCGGCGGCTACGTCAAGATGAGCGGGCAGGAGGACTTCGAAGAAGGCGAGATCGTTCCGCTCGACGACCCCCGCGCCTTCAGCAGCAAGTCGCTGTGGACCCGCATGAAGGTCGTCCTGGCCGGGCCGGGCATGAATCTCCTCTTGCCCTTCATCCTCATGCCGATCGTCTTCATGATCGGCCGGCAAGAGCCGAAATACCTCTCCCAGCCCCCGCAGGTCCTGGGCGTCCAGGTCGATTCCTCCGCCGCCAAGGCCGGGGTCGAGAAGGGCGACCTGATCCTCGCCGTCAACGGCAAGCCGGCCGCCAGCTGGGACCAGGTGATGCGCGAGATCAGCAAGCCCGCGGGCACCGAGGTGAGGCTGCAGCTGAAGCGCGGCGACCAGACCTTGGAGAAGGCCGCGACCCTGCAGGCCCTGGAGGGCGGCATGGGAGGCTACTTGGGCCTCGAGCCGGTCTTCTTCGTCGACGTCGACCCGCTGGTCGGCGCCTTCACGCCGGACTCGCCCGCCCACGCCGCGGGGATGAAGGCGGGCGACAAGGTCGTCGCGATCAACGGGACGCCGGTGGCCGATTGGAACGCCATGGCCGACCTGGTCAACCAATCCAAGGGCAAGGAGAGCCGCTTCACCGTCGAGCGCGCGGGCGAGAAGGTCGAATTGAAGATCAGCCCGGTCTTCAACCCCAACCTCAACAAGTACGTGATCGGCGTGGCCAAGGCGTCCAACCCCGACAACTTCGTGAAGCGGCAATATGGCCTGGGCGAGGCCTTCCAAAAGGGCGTGAAGGAAAACCTCATGCTCTTCGGCATGACCTTCAAGGTCCTCAAAGACCTGGTCACGCTGAAGGCCTCTTATAAAGAACTCGGCGGTCCGGTGCGCATCGCCCAGATCTCGGCCAAGGCCGCGCAGCAGGGGCTGGGGAATTTTCTCTACCTCCTGGCCTTCCTCAGCATCCAACTCGGGGTTTTGAACCTCTTGCCGATCCCCGTCCTGGACGGCGGCCATTTGTTGTTCATGGTCTACGAGGGGATCGCGGGCAAGGCGCTCTCGATGCGCAAGCGTCTCATTGCTCAGCAGATCGGGATGTTCATGCTGCTCACCCTGATGGTGGTCGTCACCGTCAACGACATCGACGCCGTCTGGGGGCTCAAGGACATCTTCGACAAGGTGAAGGGCTGGTTCTGA
- a CDS encoding 1-deoxy-D-xylulose-5-phosphate reductoisomerase, with amino-acid sequence MKKIALLGSTGSIGTSTLDVVRRNPQQLQVVAMACGRNVERVLEQIREFSPSLVSVTAEADAVRLREALGAEAPEILWGREGSVRVATHPEAQTVVSAIVGAAGLEPTYAAIQAKKDIALANKETMVVAGEFMNAAARQRGVKIFPVDSEHSAIFQCLNGEDPKRIRRLILTASGGPFLNKPKEEFASITVEQALKHPNWSMGAKITIDSATLMNKGLELIEARWLFDVAPEALAVCVHPQSIIHSMVEFQDSSVMAQLGLPDMRVPIAYALSYPDRLPNDLPSLDLTQLAGLTFFQPDEEKFPCLKLAKRAMAEGGTMPAVLNAANEVAVQQFLDRKISFLQIPKVVEETLQGHARVTPKSLEEIVAVDQWARQRASELAAA; translated from the coding sequence ATGAAGAAAATCGCCCTTTTGGGTTCCACCGGCTCGATCGGCACCTCCACCCTCGACGTGGTCCGGCGCAACCCGCAGCAGCTTCAAGTCGTGGCCATGGCCTGCGGACGCAACGTCGAGCGGGTGCTCGAGCAGATTCGCGAATTCAGTCCTTCTTTGGTTTCGGTGACGGCCGAGGCCGACGCCGTGCGGCTTCGCGAGGCGTTGGGCGCCGAGGCCCCGGAAATTCTTTGGGGCCGCGAGGGCTCGGTGCGCGTCGCGACCCATCCAGAGGCCCAGACGGTCGTGTCGGCCATCGTCGGCGCCGCCGGCCTCGAGCCCACCTACGCCGCGATCCAGGCGAAGAAGGACATCGCGCTCGCCAACAAAGAGACCATGGTGGTGGCCGGCGAATTCATGAACGCCGCCGCCCGGCAGCGGGGCGTCAAGATCTTCCCCGTCGACAGCGAGCACTCCGCGATCTTCCAGTGTCTGAACGGCGAGGACCCCAAGCGCATCCGCCGGCTCATCCTGACGGCCAGCGGAGGGCCTTTTCTCAACAAGCCCAAAGAGGAATTTGCGAGCATCACCGTCGAGCAGGCCTTGAAGCACCCCAACTGGTCGATGGGCGCCAAGATCACCATCGACTCGGCCACCCTGATGAACAAGGGCCTCGAGCTGATCGAGGCCCGCTGGCTCTTCGACGTCGCGCCCGAGGCCCTGGCGGTCTGCGTGCACCCGCAGAGCATCATCCATTCGATGGTCGAGTTTCAGGACAGCTCGGTGATGGCCCAGCTGGGCCTGCCCGACATGCGGGTGCCGATCGCCTACGCGCTCAGCTACCCCGACCGGCTGCCCAACGACCTGCCCTCGCTCGACCTGACGCAGCTGGCGGGCCTGACCTTCTTCCAGCCCGACGAGGAGAAGTTTCCCTGCCTCAAATTGGCCAAGCGGGCGATGGCGGAGGGCGGCACGATGCCGGCGGTGCTCAACGCCGCCAACGAGGTGGCGGTACAGCAATTTTTGGACCGCAAGATCTCCTTTTTGCAGATCCCCAAGGTGGTGGAAGAGACCCTGCAGGGCCACGCGCGCGTAACGCCCAAGTCCCTCGAGGAGATCGTCGCCGTCGACCAGTGGGCCCGACAGCGGGCTTCGGAGCTGGCGGCGGCCTGA
- a CDS encoding phosphatidate cytidylyltransferase: protein MWTRIITGVILAAAVILLILYLPAVPLKAVIAAIVALAAHECARMILPAHPSSSPAFATLLALGLAVAAMFGPRDFATLVVAVPAALMASFVFYLWHRHSIEVVLGQVASTFLTAVYCGLLLSFLGLIRDLPDGPLWLFLVLGSTFGADTGAYIAGRLFGRHKLAPHISPGKTVEGLLGGIVMSVLWALACRVFISSQIRIQDCLIVGVGVGLIGPLGDLSESLLKRSVGVKDSGNLIPGHGGLLDRIDALLFTSPIVYYYAAYWRS, encoded by the coding sequence ATGTGGACACGAATCATCACCGGCGTCATCCTCGCGGCCGCGGTCATCCTGCTGATCCTCTACCTGCCCGCGGTCCCGCTGAAGGCGGTCATCGCGGCGATCGTCGCGCTGGCCGCCCACGAGTGCGCGCGTATGATCCTGCCGGCGCATCCCTCCAGCTCGCCGGCCTTCGCGACGCTATTGGCCTTGGGCCTTGCGGTCGCGGCGATGTTCGGACCCCGCGATTTCGCGACGCTGGTCGTCGCGGTGCCCGCGGCCCTGATGGCGAGCTTCGTCTTCTATCTCTGGCATCGCCATTCGATCGAGGTGGTGCTGGGGCAGGTGGCCTCCACCTTCCTGACGGCGGTCTACTGCGGCCTGCTGCTGTCCTTTTTGGGTCTGATCCGCGACCTTCCCGACGGCCCGCTCTGGCTCTTCCTGGTCCTGGGCTCGACCTTCGGGGCCGACACGGGCGCTTATATCGCCGGACGCCTCTTCGGGCGGCACAAGCTCGCCCCCCACATCTCGCCGGGGAAGACCGTCGAGGGACTCCTCGGCGGCATCGTCATGAGCGTCCTCTGGGCCCTGGCCTGCCGGGTCTTCATCTCGAGCCAGATCCGCATCCAAGACTGCCTGATCGTCGGCGTCGGCGTGGGGTTGATCGGGCCGCTGGGGGATCTCTCCGAGTCGCTGCTCAAGCGCAGCGTCGGCGTCAAGGACAGCGGGAACCTCATCCCCGGCCACGGCGGACTGCTCGACCGGATCGACGCATTGCTTTTCACCTCGCCGATCGTCTATTACTATGCGGCGTACTGGAGATCCTGA
- the uppS gene encoding di-trans,poly-cis-decaprenylcistransferase gives MDGNGRWARNRDLPRLEGHRRGSETVEGIVEACREIGIEYLTLYAFSQENWNRPSDEVLGLMDLLKHFLVAKRPKLIKNDIRLRVIGQIDRLPEGVLRELTKTIAETRHCEKMTLVLALSYSSRSELTELVNQMVRSALAEGDASRVIREDELDRQLYTEGLPDPDLLIRTSGEHRISNFLLWQMAYTELYFTDTLWPDFNRQELEEAIREYQSRERRFGLTTEQVRATL, from the coding sequence ATGGACGGAAACGGGCGTTGGGCCCGGAATCGCGACCTGCCGCGACTCGAGGGGCACCGCCGCGGCAGCGAGACCGTCGAGGGCATCGTCGAGGCCTGCCGCGAGATCGGCATCGAGTACCTCACCCTCTACGCCTTCAGCCAAGAAAACTGGAATCGCCCCTCCGACGAGGTCCTGGGCCTGATGGACCTACTGAAGCACTTCCTGGTGGCGAAGCGCCCCAAGCTGATCAAAAACGACATCCGCCTGCGGGTGATCGGTCAGATCGACCGTCTGCCCGAGGGGGTCTTGCGCGAATTGACCAAGACCATCGCCGAGACCCGGCACTGCGAGAAGATGACCCTGGTGCTGGCGCTCAGCTACAGCTCGCGCAGCGAGCTGACCGAGCTGGTCAACCAGATGGTTCGCAGCGCCCTGGCCGAGGGCGACGCCTCCCGCGTCATCCGCGAGGACGAGCTCGACCGTCAGCTTTACACCGAGGGGCTGCCCGACCCCGACCTCCTGATCCGCACCAGCGGCGAGCACCGCATCAGCAATTTCCTACTCTGGCAGATGGCCTACACCGAGCTGTATTTTACCGACACCCTCTGGCCGGACTTCAACCGGCAGGAGCTCGAGGAGGCGATCCGCGAGTACCAAAGCCGCGAGCGACGCTTCGGCCTCACCACCGAGCAGGTGCGGGCGACTTTATAG
- a CDS encoding ribosome recycling factor, translating into MSHPVLNKSKDRMEKCLAAFRGELAKVRTGRASTSMLDDIRVDYYGTPTPLNQVGTLSVPEPRMITISPWDATAIPLIEKAIIKSDLGLTPANDGKLIRIPIPALNEERRKEMVKLARKYGEEAKVAIRHVRREALDELKALEKDKKMPEDEAKHLGTEVQKLTDSYVKKVDESLEHKEKEVMEV; encoded by the coding sequence ATGTCGCATCCCGTGTTGAACAAGTCCAAAGATCGCATGGAAAAATGCCTGGCCGCTTTCCGCGGCGAGCTCGCCAAAGTCCGCACCGGTCGGGCCTCGACCTCGATGCTCGATGACATCCGCGTCGACTATTACGGAACGCCGACACCTCTCAACCAGGTCGGCACGCTCAGCGTCCCCGAGCCGCGCATGATCACGATCAGCCCCTGGGACGCCACCGCGATTCCGCTGATCGAGAAGGCGATCATCAAGTCCGACCTGGGCCTCACCCCGGCCAACGACGGCAAGCTGATCCGCATCCCCATCCCCGCGCTCAACGAGGAGCGCCGCAAGGAGATGGTCAAGCTCGCGCGCAAGTACGGCGAAGAGGCCAAGGTCGCCATCCGCCACGTCCGCCGCGAGGCCTTGGACGAGCTCAAGGCCCTCGAGAAGGACAAGAAGATGCCCGAGGACGAGGCCAAACACCTGGGGACCGAGGTGCAGAAGCTCACCGACTCCTACGTGAAGAAGGTCGACGAGTCCCTCGAGCACAAAGAAAAAGAAGTGATGGAAGTCTGA
- a CDS encoding UMP kinase, which translates to MAKPAYKRILLKLSGESLMGSEGYGINSQVVGAIAEELKDLTALGIEIAIVIGGGNIFRGMGGEKEGIDRATGDYMGMLATVMNAMALQNFLEKTGVFTRVLSAIEIHQLVEPYIRRRAVRHLEKGRVVIFAAGTGNPFFTTDTAAALRAVEIGADVIMKGTKVDGVYDSDPKLNPGAKRFNSLTYLDVLNKNLKVMDSTAISLCMDNKMPIVVFDLFQKGNIRKVVLGENIGTTVV; encoded by the coding sequence ATGGCGAAACCCGCATACAAACGCATCCTGCTCAAGCTCAGCGGCGAGTCCCTGATGGGCAGCGAGGGTTACGGCATCAACTCCCAAGTGGTCGGCGCGATCGCCGAGGAGCTGAAAGACCTGACCGCGCTCGGCATCGAGATCGCCATCGTCATCGGCGGCGGCAACATCTTCCGCGGGATGGGCGGCGAGAAAGAAGGTATCGACCGCGCGACCGGCGACTACATGGGCATGCTGGCGACGGTCATGAACGCCATGGCGCTGCAGAATTTCCTCGAGAAGACCGGGGTCTTCACGCGGGTGCTCTCCGCCATCGAGATCCACCAGCTGGTCGAGCCCTACATCCGCCGCCGCGCCGTCCGGCACCTCGAGAAGGGCCGCGTCGTCATTTTCGCGGCCGGCACCGGCAACCCCTTCTTTACCACCGACACGGCCGCGGCGTTGCGCGCCGTCGAGATCGGCGCCGACGTCATCATGAAGGGCACCAAGGTCGACGGCGTCTACGACAGCGACCCCAAGCTCAACCCCGGCGCCAAGCGCTTCAACTCGCTCACTTATCTCGACGTCCTCAATAAAAACCTTAAGGTGATGGATTCGACCGCGATCTCGCTGTGCATGGACAATAAGATGCCGATCGTGGTCTTCGACCTCTTTCAAAAAGGCAACATCCGCAAGGTCGTCCTGGGAGAAAACATCGGAACGACCGTCGTCTAG